One Streptomyces sp. NBC_00223 genomic window carries:
- a CDS encoding aspartyl/asparaginyl beta-hydroxylase domain-containing protein has translation MTTSPAEAARLSPVFDAGRLAAELTAVTGHTWNAQRTHIYGGQVGTPAAIDWRVLPLRSLGGDPERTDPGGPGPQPFAATHWLGDLPYLAQILDSIPAPLNAVRLMALGRGAVSDPHRDPKYRLDRGIVRLHIPVVTDPAAVLVLDGVEHCWQPGTFWYGDFSREHLVRNTSQTVTRVHIVIDALLTAGLAAWFPASWQELLTHGEVLINHTNRADAPAWPTGLPYEGLLPSGFADFDAAAPLDGSLIPARIGHGPDSVLALTTAGRTFALVPAGGGEFRFSGWSEQRTLQPDSDGGLILRSRRGRATADRHVTAAPRTA, from the coding sequence ATGACCACCTCCCCTGCCGAGGCCGCCCGTCTCTCCCCCGTCTTCGACGCCGGCCGGCTCGCCGCCGAACTCACGGCCGTCACCGGCCACACCTGGAACGCGCAGCGCACCCACATCTACGGCGGACAGGTCGGCACCCCCGCCGCGATCGACTGGCGGGTCCTGCCCCTGCGCAGCCTCGGCGGCGACCCGGAGCGCACCGACCCCGGCGGCCCCGGCCCTCAGCCGTTCGCGGCCACGCACTGGCTCGGCGATCTGCCCTACCTCGCGCAGATCCTGGACTCGATCCCGGCCCCGCTGAACGCGGTGCGGCTGATGGCGCTGGGGCGCGGCGCCGTCTCGGACCCGCACCGCGACCCCAAGTACCGCCTGGACCGGGGCATCGTGCGCCTGCACATCCCCGTCGTCACCGACCCGGCCGCCGTACTCGTCCTGGACGGCGTCGAACACTGCTGGCAGCCGGGCACCTTCTGGTACGGCGACTTCTCCCGCGAGCACCTGGTACGCAACACCAGCCAGACGGTGACCCGCGTCCATATCGTCATCGACGCCCTGCTCACCGCCGGCCTCGCGGCCTGGTTCCCGGCCTCCTGGCAGGAACTCCTCACCCACGGCGAGGTCCTGATCAACCACACCAATCGGGCCGATGCCCCCGCCTGGCCCACCGGGCTGCCGTACGAGGGGCTGCTGCCGTCCGGATTCGCGGACTTCGACGCGGCCGCCCCGCTGGACGGCTCCCTCATCCCCGCCCGCATCGGCCACGGCCCCGACAGTGTCCTGGCCCTGACCACCGCCGGGCGGACCTTCGCGCTCGTCCCGGCCGGCGGGGGTGAGTTCCGGTTCTCCGGCTGGAGCGAGCAGCGAACCCTCCAGCCGGACAGCGACGGCGGCCTGATCCTGCGCTCCCGCCGCGGCCGGGCGACCGCCGACCGGCATGTGACCGCCGCACCCCGCACCGCCTGA